The following coding sequences are from one Dermacentor andersoni chromosome 5, qqDerAnde1_hic_scaffold, whole genome shotgun sequence window:
- the LOC126531625 gene encoding group 3 secretory phospholipase A2-like isoform X2, with product MKLFENKSHHPVSGIENMGSLFDFIMQAYEMADFTYNQTLTTKVVASTNEDNVTYVTSEQVKEIATAFRNITVRHENQVKQASSKTNWGPKAFRQLKLLSSCAAVLNDHLKSLTSARGSKNLLIFPGTKWCGKGNVSEHKNDLGPLRGTDQCCRDHDHAVEFIEPLSKKYGIVNTRLWPMTNCADDQKFYDCLLNDDSDSNLMSACVGTIYFNVLGAQCFKQTYTVTCVKYKRRLLHETTCRKFKIDASKPTWKLSHAKDFLGAYLVKY from the exons ATGAAATTATTCGAAAACAAAAGCCACCATCCCGTAAGTGGCATAGAAAACATGGGAAGCCTCTTCGACTTCATTATGCAAGCGTATGAGATGGCTGACTTTACATACAACCAAAC GCTGACAACGAAGGTTGTGGCATCGACAAATGAAGACAACGTGACCTATGTGACCTCGGAGCAAGTGAAAGAGATTGCTACTGCGTTCCGGAATATCACTGTGCGGCACGAAAATCAGGTCAAACAGGCATCTTCGAAGACCAATTGGGGGCCTAAAGCGTTTCGTCAACTGAAGCTACTCTCTTCTTGTGCAGCTGTTCTTAATGACCACCTTAAAAGTCTAACATCAGCGAGGGGCTCCAAAAATCTCCTTATTTTTCCAG GGACAAAGTGGTGTGGAAAAGGGAATGTATCGGAACATAAAAACGACCTGGGTCCCCTGCGAGGCACTGACCAATGCTGCCGCGACCATGATCACGCCGTAGAATTCATCGAACCGCTCTCCAAGAAGTACGGAATAGTGAACACGCGCTTGTGGCCCAT GACGAACTGCGCTGACGACCAGAAATTTTATGACTGCCTGTTGAATGATGACAGTGACAGCAACCTGATGTCGGCATGCGTCGGAACGATATACTTTAACGTACTTGGCGCCCAATGTTTCAAGCAAACGTACACTGTTACTTGCGTAAAGTATAAAAG acggCTTCTTCACGAAACGACGTGCCGAAAATTCAAGATTGATGCATCAAAACCAACATGGAAATTGTCGCATGCAAAGGACTTCCTTGGTGCCTACCTCGTGAAGTATTAA
- the LOC126531625 gene encoding uncharacterized protein isoform X1, whose amino-acid sequence MKASQHFEPSHRIVVKDEIELKVCWREKPLFGRTVVCLLILHAAIAGGKSMKLFENKSHHPVSGIENMGSLFDFIMQAYEMADFTYNQTLTTKVVASTNEDNVTYVTSEQVKEIATAFRNITVRHENQVKQASSKTNWGPKAFRQLKLLSSCAAVLNDHLKSLTSARGSKNLLIFPGTKWCGKGNVSEHKNDLGPLRGTDQCCRDHDHAVEFIEPLSKKYGIVNTRLWPMTNCADDQKFYDCLLNDDSDSNLMSACVGTIYFNVLGAQCFKQTYTVTCVKYKRRLLHETTCRKFKIDASKPTWKLSHAKDFLGAYLVKY is encoded by the exons ATGAAGGCGTCACAGCATTTTGAGCCCAGCCACAGAATAGTCGTTAAGGATGAAATTGAGTTAAAGGTCTGCTGGAGAG AAAAACCGCTCTTTGGGAGGACAGTCGTATGCTTGCTGATATTACACGCTGCAATTGCTGGTGGTAAAAGCATGAAATTATTCGAAAACAAAAGCCACCATCCCGTAAGTGGCATAGAAAACATGGGAAGCCTCTTCGACTTCATTATGCAAGCGTATGAGATGGCTGACTTTACATACAACCAAAC GCTGACAACGAAGGTTGTGGCATCGACAAATGAAGACAACGTGACCTATGTGACCTCGGAGCAAGTGAAAGAGATTGCTACTGCGTTCCGGAATATCACTGTGCGGCACGAAAATCAGGTCAAACAGGCATCTTCGAAGACCAATTGGGGGCCTAAAGCGTTTCGTCAACTGAAGCTACTCTCTTCTTGTGCAGCTGTTCTTAATGACCACCTTAAAAGTCTAACATCAGCGAGGGGCTCCAAAAATCTCCTTATTTTTCCAG GGACAAAGTGGTGTGGAAAAGGGAATGTATCGGAACATAAAAACGACCTGGGTCCCCTGCGAGGCACTGACCAATGCTGCCGCGACCATGATCACGCCGTAGAATTCATCGAACCGCTCTCCAAGAAGTACGGAATAGTGAACACGCGCTTGTGGCCCAT GACGAACTGCGCTGACGACCAGAAATTTTATGACTGCCTGTTGAATGATGACAGTGACAGCAACCTGATGTCGGCATGCGTCGGAACGATATACTTTAACGTACTTGGCGCCCAATGTTTCAAGCAAACGTACACTGTTACTTGCGTAAAGTATAAAAG acggCTTCTTCACGAAACGACGTGCCGAAAATTCAAGATTGATGCATCAAAACCAACATGGAAATTGTCGCATGCAAAGGACTTCCTTGGTGCCTACCTCGTGAAGTATTAA